A single Pseudomonas sp. MM223 DNA region contains:
- the moaB_2 gene encoding Molybdenum cofactor biosynthesis protein B (*Name moaB_2) — protein MRVQPDAVFVPLNIAVLTVSDTRTYDNDTSGELLASRSVEIGHRLVARALLKDDLYKIRAQVATWIADEQVQVVLITGGTGFTGRDSTPEAVECLLDKRIDGFGELFRALSILDIGTSTVQSRALAGLSNRTLVCCLPGSTGACRTAWEGILAEQLDARHRPCNFVKHLLPIEACASRG, from the coding sequence GTGCGCGTCCAACCCGATGCGGTCTTCGTACCGCTGAACATCGCCGTGCTGACTGTCAGCGACACCCGTACCTACGACAACGACACCTCCGGCGAGCTGCTGGCCAGCCGTTCGGTAGAAATCGGCCACCGGCTGGTGGCGCGGGCGCTGCTCAAGGACGACCTTTACAAGATCCGCGCCCAGGTGGCGACCTGGATTGCCGATGAGCAGGTGCAGGTGGTGCTGATTACCGGCGGTACAGGCTTTACCGGGCGCGACAGCACGCCGGAAGCCGTCGAGTGCCTGTTGGACAAGCGCATCGATGGTTTTGGCGAGCTGTTCCGGGCCTTGTCGATTCTGGATATCGGCACCTCGACCGTGCAGAGCCGGGCGTTGGCCGGGTTGTCCAACCGCACCTTGGTGTGCTGCCTGCCAGGCTCTACCGGGGCCTGCCGCACCGCGTGGGAGGGCATTCTGGCCGAGCAGCTGGATGCCCGGCACCGGCCGTGCAACTTCGTCAAACACCTGTTGCCGATCGAGGCCTGCGCTAGCCGGGGTTGA